The Diabrotica undecimpunctata isolate CICGRU chromosome 3, icDiaUnde3, whole genome shotgun sequence genome includes the window GATATAGATTGGTTTATCTAGCCATATTTCAGCTCTACGCATCTCAACAGCTACCAAGTTTTCACTAAAAATCGTTGCATTCTTAAACAATGGGCTACATATTCTAGCTTCAGCTCCGTAACGACCCTCCCACAAAGTAAGCAACTTTATATCAACGCGCTTGCGCACTGATTCCATAGTCTTCCCGAACACTGCATTATTCATAAGCTTAAAAAGATCCTTTTCAAACTCATTTTTCGCTGCCTTCCGGAGATTTGTATTAAGATCGATGTATGACTTTAACCATGGAGCCTGTTTGAATTTCAATACTCTATGTATCTTTTTCAGGATCAATCCATTTGCAAGCGCCTGTTTTAGTGCTCTATAATGTATTACATATCGTTCTTTATCTTGTAGGGTGGCCATTAATTTAGTCTGCTCTCGCGGACGTGTAGGAGGAAGCATAGTCTTAGAATTTAAAGACTCAGGACAAAACGGGATATCTTTATGACGATCATGAAGATGTTGAGGGTACTCCAGATCAACCTCGAGAATGTACCCTTCAGAAGCATCGTCAGCAATGGAAAGGACATCAATATTGGCATCGACCCACTCGAAACCGCCATATGGAAGATATTGAGACATGGCCCAACCATACTGATTATTAACATCAAAATACATAAGGAACGTTTTTGGTTTAGATGGGTCATAGTTGTTGATGTATGGATTGTTAGCTTTCACACGTCTTTTAGAGCAAACCTGACTAAGACCACCACGAATACCACGTTCAACAAACAAATGCATGTCAGGATCGGTTAAAAGCTCCAGTTCTTGACCTgtatatttaagcattgcatcccacGTAAAACCAGGTAAAGTATAATAGTGAGCAGGGTCAAGATTATAAGTTTGAAGAGAGCTGGATCGGAATCGCTCAAAGATATctgcaagaagaagaatgtcaGTTTTCATATATAAATCGACATAATCCCCGAGAGTTGCACAATTGAATGATGACCAGACTTCTTGAGCGCGACGATAATGTGGACGAGGACATGGCTTATCTTCAAGTTTATTGTAAAAAGACTCAATAGGAGGCAAAGAAGTCTCacagaattttttaaatgaatctaTATAATCATATGGCATGATACCCTTTTTTGTAAGTAGATTAAATTGCTCCTCAGGAAGCGAAGTATATTGGGACTTGAGATTAGGAAACTCGGGGAGGTAAGAAGATAATTTATCAAGAGAAGAAGACATAAATCGATAACTATCGATAAAACGGAATTTAATTCGAGCATCATCAATATGTTTTGTAAAAGAAATGTATTTTTCCTTAGtaataggaagaagatctatgggGCCTTTGATGTGTGTAGCAATATCGTTAATAATAAAATGTGCGTCATATCCGGAGAGATTATGAAATATTATTGGAATTGTATGAGCATCTTTATAATTAATGTTACACCCTTCGTGAGCTGCACCTCTATAATTATTGTCAGGAATAAAGTGATCATGGTCTCGCACTTTCTTATCATTGGGGGAAAAGCGCTGCTCACAGATATGGCAATGAGCGGCTGCATGGAAATCGCTCTCTTGCTGAGTTGTCATATTTATATCATATGGGCACATAAACACCGTAGAAACATCCTCAGCAAGCTGATTAAGTTCATCTGCAAACCACTGCATACAATCTTTTCCTCTATACGATTTGTAAAAAGAGAGCGCATTATCATACGAGCATTTAAAGAAATAACCAACTGCTACAGGAATATGCTCTTGAGGTTTTTTAGGATCTCCTGTACGTTTCAAAACACTCTCGAGATCCGCGTACACGGCGAAGGGGGCTTTAATCTTATTACGAAAATTCttaaatttcaacattttatgaCTTTCGTCGGGCATTTTAAGGGCTGTTTCATTAATTCTTATACAATCTACCGTGTGAGCTTCAAGCTGTTTTGACGATGAAAACGGTTGTAGGCATCTATCGCATATATGATCTAATCGTCCTTTGCAGCATGCCTTATGAACATTTAATTTTTCAACACTTATAAAATAGTGAAGACAGCTAtcacagaaatattttttattattatttttgctaAGCTGCTTAGAAAGGAGGCGGGATAGATTTTTTATCCATACATAATGATATCTAATCGGACCTTCTACATCATCATATTTATCTTGAATTAATAATAAGTTAATATGTTGATCCTTCTTTTCTTTCGTTAAATATGTTGGGAGGGTCGTAaaatctcttttttcttttttcaaaacgTAAACATTAATTGAAATGTCATTAAGTTTCTCAAAATTAGGAATCTGCCTCATCGTCATTGGCCACTGAATTCCCTTCAACTTCAGCACTTGGGAGTAATGCGGGTATGAGCTCATTAAAGCAGAGTTATTTCGACATGGATATAACGCTGATACAACGGCCCATGCAAAGCATGCCTCATCATCATTTTTAACATTAATACATGCTTCTTTTCTCTTAATCTGAGGAGGAAGTTCAATGTAAGAGGAACCAAGTTGCGGcgtaaatttattaatgtttaccCCCAGGTTAACAACAGCCTTTAGTGCCCATCCAGAATCACGTTCTTGAAATTCTTCCAAGTCTCTGTTGATGGGTTCCATTACTTTCTTTTCAAACCATTCATCAAGATTGGTGTCTCTATAAATGGCCGAGTTTGAAGTCGTAAAATATTTGGTGTCTTTTAGGATTTTCTCACCGCTAGCTATCTCGAATTCCCCGCCGAAAGTTGTATTAACTTTAACTGCCTCGTCTTTTTTGAGTGCGTTCTGGATTCTTCGCTTAAACAGGGCTTTGCAATCGAGAAGGAAACTGCCAGGATCCTTGTGTTTAAGGTTTGAGATGACTCCAGTTCTAATTCTCGAGTTGAACGCTGAAGTGTAGTCATCCCATTGTACCCTCTTGTAAGCAGTCTCCGGTCGAATGTTAAGCCCCGCCCCCTTCTTCTGTTCCGCCTTTAACTGATTTCGCAGAGTTTTTACCTGCCGCATCTGGGCTTCAAGGTGCTGCTTTTCACCTATCGTCTTGGCGTATCTCATTGAGTCCCTGATCTTTTTGACTGCTTTCGTACACTCTACCAGCCCTTTTCTAACATTTTGTTCATTATAATCATTTCTAATCAACCCCAAGATGGATGCTATATATAAGATAATTTCGgccatcatttttttttttccaaaaaaatccaaaattttcaaaaaatttaa containing:
- the LOC140435710 gene encoding uncharacterized protein gives rise to the protein MMAEIILYIASILGLIRNDYNEQNVRKGLVECTKAVKKIRDSMRYAKTIGEKQHLEAQMRQVKTLRNQLKAEQKKGAGLNIRPETAYKRVQWDDYTSAFNSRIRTGVISNLKHKDPGSFLLDCKALFKRRIQNALKKDEAVKVNTTFGGEFEIASGEKILKDTKYFTTSNSAIYRDTNLDEWFEKKVMEPINRDLEEFQERDSGWALKAVVNLGVNINKFTPQLGSSYIELPPQIKRKEACINVKNDDEACFAWAVVSALYPCRNNSALMSSYPHYSQVLKLKGIQWPMTMRQIPNFEKLNDISINVYVLKKEKRDFTTLPTYLTKEKKDQHINLLLIQDKYDDVEGPIRYHYVWIKNLSRLLSKQLSKNNNKKYFCDSCLHYFISVEKLNVHKACCKGRLDHICDRCLQPFSSSKQLEAHTVDCIRINETALKMPDESHKMLKFKNFRNKIKAPFAVYADLESVLKRTGDPKKPQEHIPVAVGYFFKCSYDNALSFYKSYRGKDCMQWFADELNQLAEDVSTVFMCPYDINMTTQQESDFHAAAHCHICEQRFSPNDKKVRDHDHFIPDNNYRGAAHEGCNINYKDAHTIPIIFHNLSGYDAHFIINDIATHIKGPIDLLPITKEKYISFTKHIDDARIKFRFIDSYRFMSSSLDKLSSYLPEFPNLKSQYTSLPEEQFNLLTKKGIMPYDYIDSFKKFCETSLPPIESFYNKLEDKPCPRPHYRRAQEVWSSFNCATLGDYVDLYMKTDILLLADIFERFRSSSLQTYNLDPAHYYTLPGFTWDAMLKYTGQELELLTDPDMHLFVERGIRGGLSQVCSKRRVKANNPYINNYDPSKPKTFLMYFDVNNQYGWAMSQYLPYGGFEWVDANIDVLSIADDASEGYILEVDLEYPQHLHDRHKDIPFCPESLNSKTMLPPTRPREQTKLMATLQDKERYVIHYRALKQALANGLILKKIHRVLKFKQAPWLKSYIDLNTNLRKAAKNEFEKDLFKLMNNAVFGKTMESVRKRVDIKLLTLWEGRYGAEARICSPLFKNATIFSENLVAVEMRRAEIWLDKPIYIGMSILDLAKTTIYDFQYGYLAGRFGENFTTCYTDTDSVIVEIREQDPYEAMKEDCYKYFDTSDYRKDNIYGIPQVNKKVLGMMKDENKGRIMTDYIGLRAKLYTVKVAATEDELKEKRKELKDEEYEDEEIEVIIKNFRLTKKAKGVKKSVVNTKITFEDYVECLDNLKEVFASQNLIRSDKHHVYTITQSKIALSPNDDKRHHLLKSYDTLPWGHYLIDSKMDVD